The Parashewanella spongiae genome has a window encoding:
- a CDS encoding DNA-directed RNA polymerase subunit alpha translates to MQGSVKEFLKPRLVDIEQVNTTRAKVTLEPLERGFGHTLGNALRRILLSSMPGCAVTEVEIDGVLHEYSSKEGVQEDILEILLNLKGLAVNVEGKDEAMLTLSKSGAGPVTAADITHDGDVAVMNPDHVICHLTGSSDISMRIRVERGRGYVPASARAQTEDDERPIGRLLVDASFSPVARIAYNVEAARVEQRTDLDKLVIDMTTNGTIEPEEAIRRSATILAEQLDAFVELRDVTEPELKEEKPEFDPILLRPVDDLELTVRSANCLKAEAIHYIGDLVQRTEVELLKTPNLGKKSLTEIKDVLASRGLSLGMRLENWPPASLADDL, encoded by the coding sequence ATGCAGGGTTCTGTTAAAGAATTTCTTAAGCCGCGTCTCGTTGATATCGAGCAGGTTAACACAACACGTGCCAAAGTGACTTTGGAGCCATTAGAACGTGGTTTTGGTCATACATTAGGTAACGCGTTGCGTCGCATCCTATTGTCGTCTATGCCCGGCTGTGCGGTTACCGAGGTCGAGATCGACGGCGTACTGCATGAATACAGCAGCAAGGAAGGCGTTCAAGAAGATATCCTTGAAATATTGTTAAATTTAAAGGGTTTAGCAGTAAACGTCGAGGGTAAAGATGAAGCCATGCTTACTTTGAGTAAGTCTGGCGCAGGCCCTGTTACTGCAGCAGATATTACTCATGATGGCGATGTCGCTGTCATGAACCCGGATCATGTAATCTGTCATTTGACAGGTAGCAGTGACATCAGCATGCGTATTCGAGTAGAGCGTGGACGTGGATACGTACCGGCTTCTGCTCGTGCACAAACTGAAGATGACGAGCGCCCTATTGGTCGCTTGTTAGTGGATGCTTCTTTCTCACCTGTTGCACGTATTGCTTACAATGTTGAAGCAGCGCGTGTTGAACAGCGTACTGACTTAGATAAGCTTGTGATTGATATGACCACTAATGGTACTATCGAGCCAGAAGAAGCGATTCGTCGTTCAGCAACTATTTTAGCCGAACAGCTAGATGCGTTTGTTGAATTACGTGACGTAACTGAGCCAGAGCTGAAAGAAGAGAAGCCAGAGTTCGATCCGATTCTATTGCGTCCTGTCGACGATCTAGAGTTAACTGTACGTTCGGCTAACTGTTTGAAAGCCGAAGCGATTCATTACATCGGAGATCTGGTACAACGCACTGAAGTTGAGCTACTGAAAACGCCAAATTTAGGTAAGAAATCACTTACTGAAATTAAAGACGTTTTAGCATCTCGCGGACTGTCGTTAGGTATGCGTCTGGAAAATTGGCCTCCGGCTAGTTTAGCAGACGACCTATAA
- the rpsD gene encoding 30S ribosomal protein S4, producing the protein MARYLGPKLKLSRREGTDLFLKSGVRAIDSKCKLEQAPGQHGARKPRLSEYGLQLREKQKVRRTYGVLEKQFRNYYKDAARVKGNTGENLLQLLETRLDNVVYRMGFGSTRAESRQLVSHKSIMVNGRVVNIPSFKVSANDVVSIREKSRVQARIKAALEVSAQREKPTWVEVDSAKMEGAFKRVPERSDLSADINEQLIVELYSK; encoded by the coding sequence ATGGCAAGATACTTGGGTCCCAAGCTCAAGCTCAGCCGCAGAGAAGGTACAGACCTTTTCCTAAAAAGCGGTGTGAGAGCAATCGATTCGAAATGTAAACTGGAACAAGCTCCAGGTCAACACGGTGCACGAAAGCCGCGTTTATCTGAATATGGCTTACAGTTACGTGAGAAACAAAAAGTTCGTCGTACTTACGGTGTGTTAGAAAAGCAATTCCGTAACTACTACAAAGATGCTGCACGCGTTAAAGGCAACACAGGTGAAAACCTTCTTCAGTTGCTAGAAACTCGCCTAGATAACGTTGTTTATCGAATGGGCTTTGGCTCTACACGCGCAGAATCACGTCAGCTAGTCAGCCATAAATCAATTATGGTTAACGGTCGTGTTGTCAACATCCCTTCATTCAAAGTGTCTGCGAATGACGTGGTAAGTATTCGTGAGAAGTCACGCGTTCAAGCTCGCATTAAAGCAGCATTGGAAGTGTCGGCACAACGCGAAAAGCCTACATGGGTTGAAGTCGACAGCGCTAAAATGGAAGGTGCTTTCAAGCGCGTTCCTGAGCGTAGCGACTTGTCTGCGGACATTAATGAACAGCTGATCGTCGAGCTTTACTCTAAGTAA
- the rpsK gene encoding 30S ribosomal protein S11 — protein sequence MAKVPSRSPRKRVRKQVADGMAHIHASFNNTIVTITDRQGNALSWATAGGSGFRGSRKSTPFAAQVAAERAGNAAQDYGVKNLEVFVKGPGPGRESAIRALNAVGYKITNITDVTPIPHNGCRPPKKRRV from the coding sequence ATGGCTAAAGTACCGTCACGTTCTCCGCGTAAGCGCGTACGTAAACAGGTTGCAGATGGCATGGCTCATATCCATGCTTCTTTCAACAATACAATTGTTACGATTACAGATCGTCAAGGTAATGCTTTATCTTGGGCAACTGCAGGTGGCAGTGGTTTCCGTGGTTCACGTAAATCAACTCCATTCGCTGCACAGGTTGCTGCTGAGCGTGCAGGTAATGCAGCTCAGGATTATGGTGTTAAAAATCTTGAAGTTTTCGTAAAGGGTCCAGGTCCAGGTCGTGAGTCAGCCATTCGTGCGCTGAACGCTGTTGGTTATAAAATTACCAACATTACCGATGTGACGCCTATTCCTCATAACGGTTGTCGTCCTCCTAAAAAGCGTCGTGTATAA
- the rpsM gene encoding 30S ribosomal protein S13, producing MARIAGINIPDQKHTVIALTAIFGIGRTRARAICAATSIAESAKIKELSEAQIDTLREEVAKYEVEGDLRREISMNIKRLMDLGCNRGLRHRRSLPLRGQRTKTNARTRKGPRKPIRK from the coding sequence GTGGCCCGTATCGCTGGCATTAACATTCCTGATCAAAAGCATACAGTCATTGCATTGACTGCTATTTTCGGCATTGGCCGTACTCGCGCAAGAGCAATCTGCGCGGCTACCTCAATTGCTGAATCTGCTAAGATCAAGGAATTGAGCGAAGCTCAAATAGATACTCTACGCGAAGAAGTTGCCAAGTATGAAGTAGAAGGTGACTTACGTCGTGAGATTTCAATGAACATCAAGCGCCTAATGGATCTTGGTTGTAATCGTGGTCTCCGCCATCGTCGTAGCCTGCCTCTTCGTGGGCAACGTACCAAGACCAATGCGCGTACGCGTAAAGGTCCACGTAAACCAATTAGAAAGTAA
- the rpmJ gene encoding 50S ribosomal protein L36, whose amino-acid sequence MKVRASVKKICRNCKIVKRSGVVRVICVEPKHKQRQG is encoded by the coding sequence ATGAAAGTTCGAGCTTCCGTGAAGAAGATCTGCCGTAACTGCAAGATCGTCAAGCGTAGTGGTGTTGTACGCGTTATCTGTGTTGAACCTAAACACAAACAGCGTCAAGGCTAA
- the secY gene encoding preprotein translocase subunit SecY, whose translation MAKPGLDLKSAKGGLSELKARLLFVIGAIIVFRTGSFVPIPGIDAAVLADLFAQQKGTILGMFNMFSGGALERASIFALGIMPYISASIIMQLLTVVHPALAELKKEGESGRKKISQYTRYGTLVLATFQAIGIATGLPSLVPGLVVNLGLGFYFVAVVSLVSGTMFLMWLGEQITERGIGNGISILIFAGIVAGLPSAIGQTAEQARQGDLSVLVLLLLALIVFAVTYFVVFVERGQRRIVVNYAKRQQGRKVFAAQSTHLPLKINMAGVIPPIFASSIILFPGTLAQWFGQNESMSWLSDFALAVSPGQPLYSLLYATAIIFFCFFYTALVFNPRETADNLKKSGAFIPGIRPGEQTSRYIDKVMTRLTLAGALYITFICLIPEFMLIAWKVQFYFGGTSLLIMVVVIMDFMAQVQTHMMSHQYESVMKKANLVNKSNLERFGR comes from the coding sequence ATGGCAAAACCAGGACTTGATTTAAAAAGCGCGAAAGGTGGGCTTTCAGAACTGAAAGCTCGCCTCCTGTTCGTGATTGGTGCAATTATCGTCTTTAGGACGGGTTCGTTTGTACCAATTCCTGGTATTGACGCAGCTGTGCTAGCAGATTTGTTTGCACAACAAAAAGGCACCATCTTAGGCATGTTTAACATGTTTTCCGGTGGTGCTCTTGAACGTGCTTCTATCTTTGCATTGGGTATCATGCCGTATATTTCGGCGTCGATCATCATGCAGTTATTGACTGTTGTGCATCCTGCACTTGCTGAATTGAAAAAAGAAGGCGAGTCTGGACGTAAAAAAATCAGTCAATATACAAGATACGGTACGTTAGTGTTGGCAACATTCCAAGCGATTGGTATTGCTACTGGATTGCCGAGTTTAGTTCCTGGCCTAGTTGTTAATTTAGGTCTCGGATTTTACTTTGTTGCGGTCGTGAGTTTAGTGTCAGGAACCATGTTCTTGATGTGGCTCGGTGAGCAAATAACTGAGCGTGGGATCGGTAACGGTATTTCAATTCTGATTTTTGCAGGCATTGTAGCTGGTTTACCTTCTGCTATCGGTCAAACGGCCGAGCAGGCGCGTCAAGGTGATTTGAGTGTATTAGTGTTGTTGCTTCTTGCTCTGATTGTGTTTGCAGTCACATATTTTGTGGTATTTGTTGAACGTGGTCAGCGAAGAATTGTGGTAAACTATGCGAAACGTCAGCAAGGACGAAAAGTTTTTGCGGCGCAAAGTACCCATCTACCATTAAAAATTAATATGGCAGGTGTAATACCACCAATTTTTGCATCCAGCATTATTTTGTTCCCGGGCACACTGGCTCAGTGGTTCGGACAAAATGAGTCTATGTCGTGGTTGAGTGATTTTGCACTCGCTGTATCGCCTGGACAACCGCTGTATTCATTATTGTACGCAACAGCAATTATCTTCTTTTGTTTCTTCTACACGGCGTTGGTATTCAACCCACGTGAAACAGCGGATAACTTAAAGAAGAGCGGTGCATTCATTCCTGGGATACGTCCTGGAGAACAGACTTCGCGTTATATTGATAAAGTAATGACCCGTCTTACATTAGCCGGTGCGTTATACATTACCTTTATCTGCTTAATTCCGGAGTTCATGTTAATTGCATGGAAAGTACAGTTCTATTTTGGCGGTACTTCACTACTGATTATGGTAGTTGTAATCATGGACTTCATGGCTCAGGTTCAGACCCATATGATGTCTCATCAATATGAGTCTGTTATGAAGAAAGCGAATCTTGTCAACAAGTCGAATCTTGAACGATTTGGTCGATAA
- the rplO gene encoding 50S ribosomal protein L15, producing MRLNTLSPAAGSKSAPKRVGRGIGSGLGKTAGRGHKGQKSRSGGGVRVGFEGGQMPLKIRLPKFGFTSRLAKVTAEVRISELAKVNGDVIDLHSLKDANVISRNIQFAKIVLSGTIDRQVTVKGLKVTKGARAAIEAAGGKIEE from the coding sequence ATGCGTTTAAACACTTTATCTCCAGCAGCAGGTTCTAAATCTGCACCGAAGCGCGTAGGCCGTGGTATTGGTTCTGGATTAGGTAAAACAGCTGGTCGCGGTCATAAAGGCCAAAAGTCACGTAGTGGCGGCGGCGTACGCGTTGGTTTTGAGGGCGGTCAAATGCCACTTAAAATCCGATTGCCTAAATTTGGTTTTACCTCGCGCTTAGCTAAGGTAACGGCTGAGGTTCGCATTAGCGAACTGGCAAAAGTTAACGGTGATGTTATCGACTTGCATTCGTTGAAAGATGCGAATGTAATTAGTCGCAACATTCAGTTTGCGAAAATCGTTCTTTCAGGTACCATTGACCGCCAAGTGACTGTAAAAGGTCTTAAGGTAACTAAAGGTGCTCGTGCAGCTATTGAAGCTGCCGGCGGAAAGATCGAGGAATAA
- the rpmD gene encoding 50S ribosomal protein L30, which produces MAKKTIKVTQTKSAIGRLPKHRATLTGLGLRRINHTVELEDTPSVRGMVNKVYYMVSVED; this is translated from the coding sequence ATGGCTAAGAAAACAATTAAAGTAACTCAGACTAAAAGTGCAATTGGTCGTTTGCCAAAGCACCGTGCAACCCTAACAGGTTTAGGTCTGCGTCGTATTAATCACACTGTTGAATTGGAAGATACTCCTTCTGTTCGCGGTATGGTTAATAAGGTCTACTACATGGTATCGGTGGAGGATTAA
- the rpsE gene encoding 30S ribosomal protein S5, producing MAKLETQQKDDLQEKLIAVNRVSKVVKGGRIFSFTALTVVGDGNGKVGFGYGKAREVPAAIQKAMEKARRNIVTVQLNEGTLHHPIKGRHSGSRVYMQPASVGTGVIAGGAMRAVLEVAGVHNVLSKAYGSTNPINIVRATVDALVHMKSPAQVAAKRGLSVEEIQG from the coding sequence ATGGCTAAATTAGAAACTCAGCAAAAAGACGATCTGCAAGAAAAATTGATTGCAGTAAATCGTGTTTCTAAAGTGGTAAAAGGTGGTCGCATCTTTAGTTTTACAGCACTAACAGTCGTTGGTGATGGTAATGGTAAAGTTGGTTTCGGCTACGGTAAAGCGCGTGAAGTACCAGCTGCGATTCAAAAAGCGATGGAAAAAGCTCGTCGTAATATCGTAACTGTTCAATTGAACGAAGGTACTTTGCATCACCCTATTAAGGGGCGTCACTCAGGTTCTCGTGTTTACATGCAGCCTGCTAGTGTTGGTACTGGTGTAATCGCCGGTGGTGCGATGCGTGCAGTACTGGAAGTTGCAGGCGTACATAACGTACTGTCTAAGGCTTACGGTTCTACTAACCCAATCAACATCGTTCGTGCGACCGTTGACGCGCTGGTACATATGAAGTCACCAGCTCAAGTTGCGGCTAAACGTGGTCTGAGCGTTGAAGAGATTCAGGGGTAA
- the rplR gene encoding 50S ribosomal protein L18 yields the protein MDKKTSRLRRATRARKKILELGVNRLVVHRTPRHIYAQVINAEAQVLAAASTAEKAVKEQLKGTGNVDAAKAIGKAIAERAVEKGVTSVAFDRSGFKYHGRVAALADAAREAGLKF from the coding sequence ATGGATAAGAAAACATCTCGCTTACGCCGCGCTACTCGCGCTCGTAAGAAGATCCTAGAATTAGGCGTAAACCGTCTGGTTGTGCATCGTACGCCACGTCACATTTATGCTCAGGTGATTAATGCTGAAGCTCAAGTGTTGGCTGCTGCTTCAACTGCCGAAAAAGCAGTTAAAGAGCAACTTAAAGGCACTGGTAATGTTGACGCAGCAAAAGCAATTGGTAAAGCAATTGCTGAGCGTGCGGTTGAAAAAGGCGTAACTTCAGTTGCGTTCGACCGTTCTGGTTTCAAGTATCACGGTCGTGTTGCTGCACTAGCAGACGCTGCTCGTGAAGCTGGCCTGAAGTTCTAA
- the rplF gene encoding 50S ribosomal protein L6: MSRVAKAPVAIPAGVEVTANGQTITVKGSKGSLTRVINAAVVVTIEASQVTFGPVEGVTNAWAQAGTARALINNMVVGVTEGFQKKLQLIGVGYRAKVAGKGVDLTLGFSHPLVHELPDGVKAECPSQTEIVLSGIDKQLIGQVAAEIRGYRPPEPYKGKGVRYADENVRRKEAKKK; the protein is encoded by the coding sequence ATGTCTCGTGTCGCAAAAGCACCCGTTGCAATCCCTGCTGGTGTAGAGGTAACGGCAAACGGTCAGACTATTACTGTTAAAGGCAGTAAGGGTAGTCTAACTCGAGTGATCAATGCTGCAGTAGTAGTAACTATCGAAGCGAGCCAAGTTACGTTTGGTCCAGTTGAAGGCGTTACTAACGCTTGGGCACAAGCGGGCACTGCTCGTGCATTGATTAATAATATGGTTGTTGGTGTTACCGAAGGATTTCAAAAGAAACTTCAGTTAATTGGTGTTGGTTACCGTGCGAAAGTTGCTGGTAAAGGCGTTGATTTAACTTTAGGTTTTTCACATCCTTTGGTTCATGAACTTCCAGACGGCGTAAAAGCTGAATGTCCAAGTCAAACTGAAATCGTACTTAGCGGTATCGATAAGCAGTTAATTGGTCAAGTTGCAGCTGAAATTCGCGGCTACCGACCACCAGAGCCTTATAAAGGCAAAGGTGTTCGTTACGCTGATGAAAATGTACGCCGTAAAGAGGCTAAGAAGAAGTAG
- the rpsH gene encoding 30S ribosomal protein S8, producing MSMQDPIADMLTRIRNGQAANKVSVAMPSAKLKIALAKLLKEEGYITDYAVADEAKPELEVTLKYFQGKPVVETIQRVSRPGLRIYKGKNELPKVMGGLGIAIVSTSKGLMTDRAARQNGMGGEVICYVA from the coding sequence ATGAGCATGCAAGATCCTATTGCGGATATGTTAACCCGTATTCGTAACGGCCAAGCTGCTAACAAAGTATCAGTTGCTATGCCTTCTGCTAAGTTAAAAATCGCTTTAGCGAAATTGCTTAAAGAAGAAGGTTACATTACTGACTACGCCGTAGCAGATGAAGCCAAGCCTGAACTGGAAGTTACTTTAAAGTATTTCCAAGGCAAACCAGTCGTTGAGACTATCCAGCGTGTCAGCCGTCCAGGGCTTCGTATTTACAAAGGTAAAAACGAACTTCCTAAAGTGATGGGTGGTCTGGGTATCGCAATTGTGTCCACTTCAAAAGGCTTGATGACTGATCGTGCTGCCCGCCAAAATGGCATGGGTGGTGAGGTTATCTGCTACGTAGCATAA
- the rpsN gene encoding 30S ribosomal protein S14: MAKSSMKAREDKRAKLVAKYAEKRAALKVLIASPATSDNDRWDAVLKLQSLPRDSSSSRQRNRCNQTGRPHGYLRKFGLSRIKLREATMRGEVPGLRKASW; this comes from the coding sequence ATGGCAAAAAGTTCTATGAAGGCACGTGAAGATAAACGTGCAAAGCTCGTAGCAAAATATGCTGAAAAACGTGCAGCACTTAAAGTATTGATCGCAAGCCCAGCAACGTCTGATAACGACCGTTGGGATGCTGTACTTAAGCTGCAAAGTCTACCACGTGATTCCAGCAGTTCGCGTCAGCGTAATCGTTGTAATCAAACTGGTCGCCCACATGGTTATTTACGTAAATTCGGCCTAAGCCGTATTAAATTACGTGAAGCCACTATGCGTGGTGAAGTTCCTGGTCTACGTAAGGCCAGCTGGTAA
- the rplE gene encoding 50S ribosomal protein L5, which yields MAKLHDKYKETVISELAKKFGYSSVMQVPRIEKITLNMGVGEAVADKKVMEHALRDMTAIAGQKPVVTVARKSVAGFKIREGYPIGCKVTLRGERMWEFLERLVDIAIPRIRDFRGMSAKSFDGRGNYAMGVREQIIFPEIDYDKIDKIRGLDIVITTTAKDDEEGRALLDAFNFPFKK from the coding sequence ATGGCGAAACTGCATGATAAATATAAAGAGACTGTTATCTCTGAACTTGCTAAAAAGTTTGGTTACAGCAGTGTCATGCAAGTCCCACGGATCGAAAAAATCACCCTTAATATGGGTGTTGGTGAAGCCGTAGCAGATAAGAAAGTTATGGAGCATGCGCTTCGTGACATGACAGCTATCGCAGGCCAAAAGCCAGTTGTAACTGTAGCTCGTAAATCAGTTGCTGGTTTTAAAATCCGTGAAGGCTACCCTATAGGCTGTAAAGTTACCCTGCGCGGTGAGCGTATGTGGGAATTCTTAGAGCGTTTAGTTGACATTGCAATCCCACGTATCCGTGATTTCCGCGGAATGAGCGCGAAATCGTTTGATGGTCGTGGTAACTATGCAATGGGCGTACGTGAGCAGATTATCTTCCCAGAAATCGATTATGATAAAATCGATAAAATTCGCGGTTTGGACATCGTTATTACGACGACTGCGAAAGATGACGAAGAAGGTCGTGCTCTATTGGACGCATTCAACTTCCCATTTAAGAAATAA
- the rplX gene encoding 50S ribosomal protein L24 has product MAAKIRQNDEVIVLAGKDKGKTGKVTRVLTDGKLFVEGINLVKKHQKPNPQLGVTGGVIEQEAALQASNVAIVNPATSKADRVGFRIEDGKKVRFFKSNSELVK; this is encoded by the coding sequence ATGGCAGCAAAAATACGTCAGAATGACGAAGTAATTGTACTTGCAGGCAAGGATAAAGGGAAAACTGGTAAAGTGACCCGCGTTCTTACTGACGGTAAATTATTTGTTGAAGGCATCAACCTTGTTAAAAAGCATCAAAAGCCAAACCCACAATTGGGCGTAACTGGTGGTGTAATTGAGCAAGAAGCTGCTCTTCAAGCATCAAATGTAGCGATCGTAAACCCTGCAACTAGCAAGGCTGATCGTGTTGGTTTCCGAATTGAAGACGGCAAAAAAGTTCGTTTCTTCAAATCGAATAGTGAACTCGTTAAGTAA
- the rplN gene encoding 50S ribosomal protein L14, with the protein MIQMQSQLEVADNSGARRVQCIKVLGGSHRRYAGIGDIIKVSVKEAIPRAKAKKGDVYNAVVVRTKKGVRRPDGSVIRFDRNAAVLLNANLAPIGTRIFGPVTRELRNDQFMKIVSLAPEVL; encoded by the coding sequence ATGATCCAAATGCAATCGCAGCTTGAAGTGGCCGACAATAGCGGCGCGCGTAGAGTTCAGTGTATTAAGGTCTTGGGTGGCTCTCATCGTCGTTATGCCGGGATCGGCGACATCATCAAAGTTTCTGTAAAAGAAGCTATTCCTCGCGCTAAAGCGAAGAAAGGTGATGTGTATAACGCGGTGGTAGTCCGAACTAAGAAAGGCGTACGTCGTCCAGACGGATCTGTCATTCGCTTCGATCGGAACGCAGCAGTTTTGCTTAATGCAAACCTTGCACCGATTGGTACTCGTATCTTTGGCCCAGTGACACGTGAATTGCGTAATGACCAATTCATGAAAATTGTCTCGCTGGCCCCAGAAGTACTGTAA
- the rpsQ gene encoding 30S ribosomal protein S17, translated as MSDKIRTLLGRVTSNKMDKSITVAVERQVKHPIYGKYIKRTTKIHAHDEVNQCNEGDVVTIRECRPLSKTKAWTLVEVVTKA; from the coding sequence ATGTCTGATAAGATCCGTACATTGCTTGGTCGTGTAACTAGTAACAAAATGGACAAGTCTATTACTGTTGCTGTTGAGCGTCAGGTAAAACACCCTATCTATGGTAAGTACATCAAACGTACTACCAAGATTCATGCACATGATGAAGTAAATCAGTGTAATGAAGGTGATGTAGTGACGATTCGTGAGTGTCGTCCACTTTCTAAAACTAAAGCATGGACTTTAGTTGAAGTAGTGACAAAGGCCTAA
- the rpmC gene encoding 50S ribosomal protein L29 — MKASELREKSVEELNAELLGLLREQFNLRMQNATGQLSQTHQLKIVRRSIARVKTIITSKAGA, encoded by the coding sequence ATGAAAGCGAGCGAACTAAGAGAAAAGAGCGTTGAAGAACTTAACGCTGAACTACTTGGTCTGCTGCGTGAGCAGTTTAACTTGCGTATGCAAAATGCTACTGGTCAGTTGAGCCAAACTCATCAACTGAAAATAGTGCGTCGTAGCATAGCGCGCGTTAAGACCATTATTACTTCTAAGGCGGGTGCATAA
- the rplP gene encoding 50S ribosomal protein L16, with translation MLQPKRMKFRKMFKGRNRGVANGTEVSFGEFGLKAVGRGRLTARQIESARRAMTRHIKRQGKIWIRVFPDKPITSKPLEVRMGKGKGNVEYWVCQIQPGKVLYEMNGVSAELAREAFELAAAKLPIKTTFVTKTVM, from the coding sequence ATGTTGCAACCTAAACGTATGAAGTTCCGCAAGATGTTCAAAGGCCGCAACCGCGGTGTAGCGAACGGTACTGAAGTGAGCTTCGGAGAGTTTGGTTTGAAAGCCGTTGGACGTGGTCGTCTAACTGCTCGTCAAATTGAATCTGCGCGTCGTGCTATGACACGTCACATTAAACGTCAAGGTAAAATCTGGATTCGAGTTTTCCCTGACAAGCCTATTACCTCTAAGCCTCTTGAAGTGCGTATGGGTAAAGGTAAAGGTAACGTTGAATACTGGGTATGTCAGATTCAACCTGGTAAGGTTCTTTATGAGATGAATGGTGTTTCAGCTGAGCTAGCGCGTGAAGCGTTTGAACTTGCTGCAGCCAAGCTTCCAATTAAGACTACCTTCGTAACTAAGACGGTGATGTAA
- the rpsC gene encoding 30S ribosomal protein S3, with protein MGQKVHPNGIRLGITKPWISTWYADKGDYAANLDSDWEVRQFLFKKLKAASVSKVVIERPAKSIRVTIHTARPGVVIGKKGEDVEVLRKAVSKITGTTAQINIAEIRKPELDAKLVADSIAQQLERRVMFRRAMKRAVQNAMRIGALGIKVQVSGRLGGAEIARSEWYREGRVPLHTLRADIDYATAEGHTQYGVIGVKVWIFKGEVLDGILPQLEEPKQQPKRKPRGK; from the coding sequence ATGGGACAGAAAGTACATCCAAATGGTATCCGTCTGGGTATCACAAAACCTTGGATCTCTACCTGGTACGCTGACAAGGGTGACTATGCAGCAAACCTAGACAGTGACTGGGAAGTGCGTCAGTTCTTATTTAAGAAACTGAAAGCAGCATCAGTATCTAAGGTTGTTATCGAGCGTCCAGCGAAAAGCATCCGCGTTACGATTCACACAGCCCGCCCAGGCGTTGTGATTGGTAAGAAAGGTGAAGACGTTGAAGTATTGCGTAAGGCCGTGTCTAAGATCACTGGCACTACAGCACAAATCAACATCGCTGAGATCCGTAAGCCTGAGCTTGATGCTAAATTAGTTGCTGACTCAATTGCTCAGCAGTTAGAGCGTCGTGTTATGTTCCGTCGTGCTATGAAGCGTGCGGTACAAAATGCAATGCGCATTGGCGCATTAGGTATCAAGGTTCAAGTTAGCGGTCGTTTAGGCGGCGCTGAAATCGCACGTTCTGAGTGGTATCGTGAAGGTCGTGTACCTTTGCATACTTTACGTGCTGATATCGACTATGCTACTGCAGAAGGTCACACTCAGTATGGTGTGATCGGTGTTAAAGTTTGGATCTTCAAAGGCGAAGTTCTAGACGGAATATTACCGCAGTTAGAAGAGCCGAAGCAGCAACCTAAGCGTAAGCCACGCGGTAAATAG
- the rplV gene encoding 50S ribosomal protein L22 produces the protein MEVLAKHRFARTSPQKARLVADQVRGLPVAKALEVLTFSSKKAAVLVKKVLDSAIANAEHNEGADIDELIVGKVFVDEAPTMKRIMPRAKGRADRIIKRTSHITVVVSDR, from the coding sequence ATGGAAGTTTTAGCTAAACATCGTTTTGCCCGTACGTCGCCTCAAAAAGCTCGCTTAGTTGCTGATCAAGTTCGAGGCTTACCTGTTGCTAAGGCACTGGAAGTTTTGACATTCAGCTCTAAAAAAGCGGCCGTACTGGTTAAGAAAGTTTTAGATTCAGCTATTGCGAATGCAGAGCACAACGAAGGCGCTGACATCGATGAGCTAATCGTCGGTAAGGTATTCGTTGACGAAGCCCCAACCATGAAGCGTATTATGCCACGTGCTAAAGGCCGTGCTGATCGTATCATCAAGCGTACCAGCCACATCACTGTGGTTGTATCAGATCGCTAG